One Panicum virgatum strain AP13 chromosome 9K, P.virgatum_v5, whole genome shotgun sequence genomic region harbors:
- the LOC120647690 gene encoding zinc finger BED domain-containing protein RICESLEEPER 2-like has translation MWTSNQTLGYIVVTCHFVDANWKLQKRIIKFLDVKTLHTGIELFNQILNCVQDWSIEDKLFGITLDNAVANNTMAALLKKNLVDKKYIPADGDLLHHRCAGHVFNLIVKDGLTFVEPIVEDIRESIKYIRSSQSRKQMFKEIVARLGITSKKKPGLDVTTHWNSTLSMLEAAIKFGAAFDTLKSEDQKYTYAPSAEQWTRAEVLCKVLAVFKDATEVISGIEYPTSNLYFHHMWKIKLTLEQESNIEVAEIANVLEGMKKKFKKYWRISYILLAVPVVFDPRFKLKFLEFLFTKSYPNTGKQKIDEVKKLVLGLFSSYSTQQAEQQVKQAENAEKSLVGEDVWAAWDQQLLNDRETHMATELDRYLEESPIPRLEEFDILKWWMGNSLKYPTLARIARDLLAVAASAVASESAFSTGKKIISDHRSSLAPEMVEALICTQDWYRAAAGTLISNTLTYFRYLKSEDEG, from the coding sequence ATGTGGACTAGCAATCAAACCCTAGGCTACATCGTTGTTACATGTCATTTCGTTGATGCTAATTGGAAACTACAGAAAAGGATAATCAAGTTTCTAGATGTGAAGACACTGCACACTGGAATTGAGTTATTCAACCAGATCCTCAACTGTGTTCAAGATTGGTCAATTGAAGACAAGCTGTTTGGGATCACACTTGATAATGCTGTAGCAAACAATACAATGGCTGCCTTGTTGAAGAAAAATCTTGTGGATAAGAAATATATACCAGCAGATGGAGATTTGCTTCACCATCGGTGTGCTGGACATGTCTTCAATCTCATTGTTAAGGATGGGCTTACGTTTGTGGAACCAATTGTTGAGGACATTCGTGAGAGTATCAAGTACATTCGCTCTTCACAGTCTAGAAAACAAATGTTCAAGGAAATAGTTGCACGATTAGGCATTACATCTAAGAAGAAGCCGGGCCTTGACGTGACCACACATTGGAACTCAACGCTGTCAATGCTTGAAGCAGCCATTAAGTTTGGGGCAGCATTTGACACACTAAAATCAGAGGACCAAAAATACACTTATGCACCCTCTGCTGAACAATGGACAAGAGCTGAAGTACTTTGTAAGGTGCTGGCAGTCTTCAAAGATGCAACTGAAGTCATCTCAGGCATAGAATACCCTACCTCAAACCTCTATTTCCATCACATGTGGAAGATCAAGCTAACTTTGGAACAAGAGTCAAACATAGAAGTTGCTGAAATTGCCAATGTATTGGAAGGgatgaagaagaaattcaagaaGTATTGGAGAATATCATATATACTGCTAGCTGTCCCTGTGGTTTTTGACCCAAGGTTTAAGCTTAAGTTTCTTGAATTTCTTTTTACCAAGTCCTATCCTAACACTGGCAAGCAAAAGATTGATGAAGTGAAAAAACTTGTGCTTGGGTTATTTTCATCATATTCAACTCAGCAAGCAGAGCAGCAAGTAAAGCAAGCTGAAAATGCTGAAAAGAGTTTAGTAGGGGAAGATGTATGGGCTGCATGGGATCAGCAACTTCTCAATGACCGTGAAACTCATATGGCCACAGAGCTTGATAGATATTTGGAGGAGAGTCCAATCCCACGGTTAGAAGAATTCGATATATTGAAGTGGTGGATGGGCAACTCATTGAAGTATCCAACTCTTGCTCGCATAGCGCGGGATTTGCTAGCTGTTGCAGCTTCCGCTGTAGCATCTGAGTCAGCTTTTAGcacaggaaaaaaaattatcagTGACCATCGCAGCAGCTTAGCCCCCGAGATGGTTGAAGCACTAATATGCACTCAGGATTGGTACCGGGCAGCAGCAGGTACCTTAATTTCTAACACGCTGACTTATTTCAGATACCTCAAGAGTGAAGATGAAGGCTAG